Proteins encoded within one genomic window of Nitrospina gracilis 3/211:
- a CDS encoding tetratricopeptide repeat protein, protein MGEFHPDVAFIKNSLGNLWVQKGNSAKAVKYLEDSLKTLIKICAPNHPMLAEACHNLGKVCRQNGDPEKAIQYFEKALTIYKKME, encoded by the coding sequence GTGGGTGAATTTCACCCTGATGTGGCCTTTATTAAAAACAGTCTGGGTAACCTTTGGGTTCAAAAAGGCAATTCCGCTAAGGCCGTTAAGTACCTGGAAGATTCTTTAAAAACCTTGATTAAAATATGTGCCCCGAACCACCCCATGCTGGCCGAAGCCTGCCATAACCTGGGTAAGGTTTGTCGCCAGAATGGGGATCCCGAAAAAGCCATCCAATATTTTGAAAAGGCTCTCACCATTTATAAAAAAATGGAATGA